CGTCAGCAAAGTTTTCAACCGTCAGAAGGGTTATTAGGAAATTTTAACTAAATGCTTTTCATTAATTCATTAACGGAATGGAAGTGAAGGCATGAGAACTATTTATAAGAAACACTTTTCTAAAATTTATGTTAATTTTGTTAGAGAATCTTTTGTCATGGATATTACTGAGTTAAGAGAAAAATTACACAAGCATATTGAACGCATAGATGAACCGTTTTTAAAGGTTTTGCATGCGATGTTGGAAGAGTATGAAAATAGTATGTCCAAACTGTCTGAGGCTGAAAAAAAAGCTGTGGATAAAGGAATTCGTGATATTGAAAATGGCAAAACGTATGACCATGATGATGTAATGCGTCAAATGCGAGAAAAATATCCTGAATTATACCGTAGAAAATGAGAAAAATTTTTTGGTCAGAATCAGCCAAATCAGATTTTCAGTTTAATATTGAATACCTCTTATCAGAGTGGTCCGAAAAGGAAGCTCTAAATTTCGTAAAGCAAACAAGTATTATAATTGGCCACATAGAAGATATGCCTTTCATATACCCTGAAAGTGATTATAAAAATGTAAGAAAAGCTTTTGTCTTAAAACAAATTACTTTGTTTTACAGGATTAGAAATAATCATGTTGAATTGCTTCGGTTTTGGAATAATTACCAAAATCCAGAAAGTTTTAGAGAGCAGCTATAACACCATCTTTCTCAAAAATATGAATTTACTAACTGTATCTTATAGTAAACATTATCTCCTTTTCAGAAGTATGATCTAACTTAAAAGTTCTATAAACTGTATATGCCCTCACCTCCTCTTCACTATCCGTTTTGAATGGCTGTCATATTCAGTTTTGATATGAAGTACATAGATGCCTGCCGGAAAATTTTTACAATCAAAAAACCCTGAACGACTTTCATCGCTCAGGGCTTTTTTAGGGATTCGGCAATGCCAAATCTTCAATAAAAAACCTATAACTTAGTTAGGGTAGTAGTTATGCGTCGTGTGACGATTACCAATACCGTTGTTGAATCCTCCTGTTGGATATGCACCAATATCAGCACTTGGAGCCGGAATCGGGTAAGACAATGCTTTTGGTCCTATTTCTGTTAGAGAAGCAGTCGGAGTGAAAGCACTTGCATTACCTGCACCAATCAATGGGGAATTAGACTGTAACCTAAAATCCTGACCCCATACAAGGTTTAATTCATAAGGAGTGATTGCAGAGTTTTCATGAACATTTCTGTAATCAGACTGAGAAAACTGGTCAACATCATGATTCATAAACAATGGATCCTCATTATTCAGATTATCATTTACGATATGAGACTGAGGAAAATCACCACCAATTGTTCCATTTTCAGGATAAAAATTATCCGATAATGGTCCTTCATTATCATCAAATGTACCATTACCATAATAATGAGTATGACCGATGAAAGTTTTGGAATAATCTGCGTCATTAACTACACGCATACCGTAGCGGCAGTTTACAACAACATTGTTGTACCAATATCCACCTGCACCGTTCTCAACGTTCATTGAACCACCACGGCCTGGAGCAACTCTACGATAACCACCACCAACGATAGTATTATTATATACGTCTATGATTGATTGAGTTGGTAATCCTCCACCTGATCCTGTTTTAGGACCATTGGTAGCTAATCCGATAATCATGTTGTAAGCAAAAACACCTACAGTACCACTTTTTGCATTAAGAGCTTCACCCTCAACACCACCGATACCTTCAAAAGTGTTTCTCAGGATAGCAATTTTTCCACCTTCCGGACGAATAGCATCATCCAGGAAGAAACGTAGCCAGCTGTCTTCAATAATCAATACTGTACTCTCGTCTTCAGTGTAGAAACCATAGATAGTTTCACCTTCATCAAAAACGGTAGATTGTCCTCTCATACGGCCACCAAAGTATTCCATGTGGGTCCATTTGATAACAATGTTTTCAGCTCCAGCCAAACCAATGAAACCACCAATATAGCCCTGGTTCCAGTTTTGCATAGTTCTGTTGTCAGGTACAGTTGTAATCCAGTTTGGATTCTGCTCTGTTCCTAATGAGTAAAAACTGCCATAGATGATGAATGAGAAAGCCTCATTTCCGGCTTCTCCACCGGCTGTTGACTCAATTCTTACTCCTTCTTCCATTACAATTTCTCTACCTGCTTCTACAATCAGGTCACCTGTTAATTTGTAGGTTCTGCCAGAAAGTAGTGTGCCATGCATAGGGCCTGAAAGTTCAACTGTTTCAGCAGTAATTTCTACAGACTCACCGTTTCCACCACCATTTGGATCTTCCGGATCATCTTTTTTACATGCCGCAATCATTACTACGATTGCTAATAAAAAAATCTTTAAAAAATGTGTTTTGTTCATAATTGAAATTGTTTAGTGTACTTAAAATGGGTTTAAAAATTATTTTACAAATGAATAGCGCAGTCCAAAAAGGAAAGTGCGGTGAAACATATCACTTCTTGATAAAACTCTGTGGTCATCAACTTGTAAATGAGGCTCTGCATCAGCTGCAGCTTCATTAGATGCCGGAATTTCCAATTCAAAAGGCGTATTCAAAATATTATTCACTTTTACATAAGCTATCAGACCCGGAACAATGCGCTGGTCTATAGAAAAATCAAGCTGCGTAAATGCTCTTTGCCACTGGTCGTTGTCTTTATATGCAGAGATATAAGCAATTCTTCTGCCTGTGTAGGTTAATGCTAACTGAGCATCCGTTCCTGTGTTCTGATTTTTAAAGAGAAACGAAAAATTAGCTAAATGCGCTGACTGCCCTTGTAAAGGTCTCGTTTGTGGTTCAATTCTGTTTGTTAAGCTTCCCCCTTCATCTCTGAATTGGAAAATTTTGTTAGAGGTTATTTCAGATAAAGTATAGGTGTAATTCCCCCTGAATCCGAACATATTAAAATATTTTACAAAATCAATTTCAAATCCCATGTTTGTAGCTGTTCCAAAATTCTGAGGCGTCAGGAATAAGCGGTTTGATAGATCTTCTCTGCGCACAACTGCTGTTTCAATAGGATTGTCAATGCTCTTGTAAAAAGCACCTACCATAATTTGGTCTAGTGCATTCGGGAAAAATTCATATCTCAGGTCAACATTTCTGGCATAAGCATGCTTTAAATTCGGATTACCTGCTTCTCTATATTGGTCTTCTTCATAAAAGTTATAAGGAATTACTTCAAAATAACCCTGTCTGCTCATAGATTCGTAGTAAGAAGCTCTCAAATTATGAATAGGTGATATTTCGTACTTTAAATGTAAATGAGGTAATACTTCAGTATATTCAATATTCCCAATTCTGCCTTCTACAGTTGATGGTGCATTTGATACCCAGGACATATCTGTCATTTCTACACGCGCACCGGTCAATACCGAAAGGTGATCAAAAAGTGTGAAACGTGTCATGGCATAAGTACCAATTACATTTTCCGTCAATTCGTAGTTTAATGCATGAAGTGGCGAACCGTTAATCACGACATTGAACGTATTATTTGTTATGTCTCCGTCATAAGTCTGAAAAGCCGGACTTGTTCCCAATCTGTATCGGTCAAAATAATTCTCTCTTTGTTTATTTCGTACCATACCACCCACCTGAAATAGTACATTTTGACCAAATAATTCAGGGGTATAATACAAGTTTAGATAACCGGCTATATCCTGATCTGTATTTCCCATCCATCGCCGAAAAAATCCTCTGTGGTTCGTATTATCATGCACCCAGTCAGTTTGGGTAAACTCTCCGTTTTGCAATCTTCTTTCTGAAATAGTCATGAATTCAGCCATGTCGGGATCATCATAAGTTGCTCTGGAATATACTGCTGACCAATCCACAGAAAAGTTTTCACTAAGATTGTGTGTACCTTGCAGATTATTTGTGTAAATATTGCTGATTCTTTGTCTGCTTCTTACCCACTGCTCGATTCTGCCTGTGCCCGGTCCCGACCTTGCCAACTGCAATGCAGTATCAACCATAACTCGGGTTTCTTCCTCAGCTAAACGCATATATGATGAATAAAAACTGATACTACTTTCGTCACTTAGTCTATAGTCTAATTTTAT
The sequence above is a segment of the Chitinophagaceae bacterium genome. Coding sequences within it:
- a CDS encoding type II toxin-antitoxin system RelE/ParE family toxin; the protein is MRKIFWSESAKSDFQFNIEYLLSEWSEKEALNFVKQTSIIIGHIEDMPFIYPESDYKNVRKAFVLKQITLFYRIRNNHVELLRFWNNYQNPESFREQL
- a CDS encoding TonB-dependent receptor gives rise to the protein MRNNLLTTFILIIFSFLNLTANASGNHTLSGIIKDKTSGEPLTGATILLVGTNFNGVAGLDGSFSIRNIPAGNYTVQISYISYETQNQTVSLNGNARLNVDMEQSSVGLESVQVVSRRVANTEASARATERNAPNVMNVVAQRTIELSPDMTVANVAQRVSGISLERSATGDGQHAIVRGMDKRYNYTLVNGVKIPSPDNNNRYVPLDLFPSDMLERLEVTKSITPDMEADAIGGVVDMHLKDAPEESILNFNVGTGFNTMFFDRDFYTFDRSNVSMESPRMSNAEGYQSTIDDFPLEVANHEVQSSFPLNQIYGLTAGKRFGERKRFGALVAVSHQNTVRGSESKFFHLSTDRETNLPVLNNALEANRSTRQQRTGAHIKLDYRLSDESSISFYSSYMRLAEEETRVMVDTALQLARSGPGTGRIEQWVRSRQRISNIYTNNLQGTHNLSENFSVDWSAVYSRATYDDPDMAEFMTISERRLQNGEFTQTDWVHDNTNHRGFFRRWMGNTDQDIAGYLNLYYTPELFGQNVLFQVGGMVRNKQRENYFDRYRLGTSPAFQTYDGDITNNTFNVVINGSPLHALNYELTENVIGTYAMTRFTLFDHLSVLTGARVEMTDMSWVSNAPSTVEGRIGNIEYTEVLPHLHLKYEISPIHNLRASYYESMSRQGYFEVIPYNFYEEDQYREAGNPNLKHAYARNVDLRYEFFPNALDQIMVGAFYKSIDNPIETAVVRREDLSNRLFLTPQNFGTATNMGFEIDFVKYFNMFGFRGNYTYTLSEITSNKIFQFRDEGGSLTNRIEPQTRPLQGQSAHLANFSFLFKNQNTGTDAQLALTYTGRRIAYISAYKDNDQWQRAFTQLDFSIDQRIVPGLIAYVKVNNILNTPFELEIPASNEAAADAEPHLQVDDHRVLSRSDMFHRTFLFGLRYSFVK